The sequence TCCCAGCCGGTCAACTTCCCTACGGAAATAAAGAATTACTAATAAAAACCAAATCTCAGTTTGAAAGTTTGGAAGATATAAAAAATCTAATAATTGGATCCACACCCAATTTTGAGAGATTCAATTTATCGGATATTTCAGAAATTAAAGAAGTTTTTAAGAAAAAACAAAGTTATGTAAGATATAACGGAAAAGACGCTGTTATATTAAGTTTGTACAAAGAATCCTCTCGTAATAGCTTCGCATTATCAAAAGAAGTTAAACAGGTCATTAAAGACCAAAATGACATATTTGGAAAACTTCTAAACTATGAGATTATATTTAATGAATCCGATTATATTGAATCATCAATCAACAGTTTGATACTAAGTTTGGTGATAGGTGCTTTTCTTGCCTATCTGTCATTATTAATAATTTTAAAAAATACGATTAGCCCGACACTTCTGGTTATAACAATCCCTATTTCAATTATATCGAGTATTTTAATATTTAGGTTTATTGGGATTTCTTTAAATCTAATGAGTATGGGTGGTTTAGCCATTGGAATTGGAATGCTTTTCGATTCTAGCAACGTAGTATTATCAGGTATTGAACGTAATTTACATCTAGGGAAGAACTTACAAGACTCGGTAATAGAAGGGGTAGTGGAAGTTTTTGGCTCAGTAAGTTCGGCTACATTAACCACAATCATTGTTTTTTTGCCTTTAGTATTCTTAGAAAGTCTCGTCGGGATACTTTTCTCCGAAATGGCCTTTTCTATTATTATCATTATTTTGGTAAGTTATATCATTTCGTTTTCGTTTTTACCAGTTACGACAATGGTTCTGTATAAATTTCGGAAAGATAATCAGGAAAGTAGGTTCTTATTGTATCGAATCTTTGATGAAGAGAGGATTAAACAAAAGTATGTAAGATTTTTACAAATTTTACTAAAGAACCCTAGTAGATTATTCATTTTACTTCTTATTGGCCTTTTTTTCTCATTAATCACTATTATTTTTTTGGATTTAGATTTTCTTCCAAAAATAAGCACAGGAAGATATGTTTTACGTGTAGAATTTCCTAAAGGTTCGCCGCTACATTTGATGAATGAAAAATCACAACTGCTCGAACAGGAAATTAGAGGAAAATTTAATCGAGATTATTTCACAATCGTAAGTAGAGATGAATTAGAAATTCTAAAGAATCCAAACCTTCAAAAAGAAAAGTATATGGTTCAAATTGAATTTTCTTTGGGAAAAAATGAAGATTCTTTAATTTCTGAAATTTTAGATAAACTAAATAAAAAATCAGATTTCTTAAACTTGAAGATTTGGATAGAAGAAAAAGGTGATTTATTAAGCCAATTAGTTCTTTTTCGAAGAGATGTCATCAATCTCGAAATTACGGGTGAATCCCCTGTTACGATTTCTGAAGCCGGATATAATTTAAAAAACAAATTAGAATCTAATCCTAAAGTGTTATTTGTTAGGTTAGGTATGGATACCCAAGAACCAGAGTTGCTGATAGAATCAGACCCACTAAAATTGGCAAGTTTTGGATTACTCAATCAAAACATAGCTGATATTATTAAGATGGGGTTACGAGGAGAGGATGTATCTAAATATAAAGTCAATGCAAACGAAACAGATATCAGGGTTCACCTTAAAGATACAAATATAAAAGAGGCTAAAGATCTTTTGGGATTACGTTTGCTGACTCGTAGTGGAGAAAATTTGGCTTTGGGTAATGTGATAAATTATAAAGAATCAACTGCTTATCCATCTATTCAAAGATCAGGAAGTAACATAGTAAATAATGTTTATATTCGACTTCAGGATGGTGATTCTTCAACTAGAGAAGAAATTTTAAATATTTTTAAATCAGAAATGAATCGAAAAGATATTTTGGTATTACCCTCTGATGAGATTAGGCAAATTGAATCTTCCATGGTGGAGCTAATGCTAACCTTAGCTCTCTCAACAATTATCGTTTATATGGTTTTAAGCGGAATATTTGAAACATTTGCAGTATCTTTCATTATGTTATTGTCGGCTCCCTTGGTAATCATTGGAACTATCCCCTTTATTCTAATTTCTGGATCTAGTCTTAATGTCAGTAGTTTTATAGGTATGATTCTTTTGATCGGAGTGTTAGTAGATAATGCGTCGCTTTTTTACGAGTATTTTTCTATCTATAGTAAAACAAATTCTTCTCTAAATGATTCTATATTGTTAGCGGCTCAAGAAATTTTTCGTCCAGTTTTGATGAATAATTCCACAACTATCCTTGGAATGTTACCGATTGCTTTCGGTCTTGGATTTGGAACAGAATTTCAATTTCCTTTAAGTATTGTTGTTATTTCTGGACTTGTGATTTCGACCTTTGCCTCATTGTATTTGGTTCCAATATTTTTTCATATCTATTTCCGAAACAAATAACCAAGAGCTTCAATTGAAACCTAAATTTTATTTCATGGTAATGTTGGTAGGCTCGCTCTTGGGATTACTTGGCATTAGTAAAATAAACTATTTATCCAATCGCGAACGTGAATTTAACGGAGTTTTAGTAAAGGTTGAAGCTACAGGTGCAGATGCATATAAAGTAGAAGAAATCGTAACTTTTCCTATTGAAAGATCACTTTCAAACATTGGCGGTATTGAGGAAATCAGATCTACTTCTGAAGTTGGGAGATCAAATATATATTTAAAATTTAAGGAATCAATTGATTTTAAAGCCAAGTCTATTGAAATCCGAGAAAAGTTGGATTTAGTATCAGCTTACTTTCCTAGAGAATTCCACAAACCTCATATTCTGCGTTATGACCCTGCGCAGAAGCCAATATATATTGCTTCTTTTGAAAGTAAAACGTTATCAATAAACGACCTACGCTTATATCTAGAGAACAAAATCAAACCAAGTTTGTCTTCGCTTGAAGGAGTGAATTTGGTTGAGATAGCAGGAGGTGAGTTAGAAGAGGTTCAAGTTTCTTGTGATCCTTTTGAACTAGAATCCTATAAAATAAGTCTTCTTGATGTTGTAAATCGTATCCAGGATCTAAACAAGAATTTTCAACTTGGTCATTTATATTCGAATCTTGTCGAACTAGAACGAAGTATTTCTTTCGATGGGAAGTATGAAAATATATTTGATATTCAATTAACACCTCTTTTGGTTAAGGAAAACGGGAAAGCCATATTAGTTAAAGATGTTTGCAAG is a genomic window of Leptospira noumeaensis containing:
- a CDS encoding efflux RND transporter permease subunit; protein product: MIRTLITALLHKPIAVFMSAGLVLIFGVISFQQIKFALLPNIEYPRLTILTKFENSSAVEVENLVTKYLTDSLNTVPRIEQIESDSYQGLSIVRIRFKYGTDLAISTLEVREKLDQIRDLLPRDASRPLITRFNPGESPFMQIAFTFKNAEDERKLRPYLEENVLFYFERIEGVASVQVSGGYKKEILVEIDPERMNFYRTTIDEIKHKIISQNKNIPAGQLPYGNKELLIKTKSQFESLEDIKNLIIGSTPNFERFNLSDISEIKEVFKKKQSYVRYNGKDAVILSLYKESSRNSFALSKEVKQVIKDQNDIFGKLLNYEIIFNESDYIESSINSLILSLVIGAFLAYLSLLIILKNTISPTLLVITIPISIISSILIFRFIGISLNLMSMGGLAIGIGMLFDSSNVVLSGIERNLHLGKNLQDSVIEGVVEVFGSVSSATLTTIIVFLPLVFLESLVGILFSEMAFSIIIIILVSYIISFSFLPVTTMVLYKFRKDNQESRFLLYRIFDEERIKQKYVRFLQILLKNPSRLFILLLIGLFFSLITIIFLDLDFLPKISTGRYVLRVEFPKGSPLHLMNEKSQLLEQEIRGKFNRDYFTIVSRDELEILKNPNLQKEKYMVQIEFSLGKNEDSLISEILDKLNKKSDFLNLKIWIEEKGDLLSQLVLFRRDVINLEITGESPVTISEAGYNLKNKLESNPKVLFVRLGMDTQEPELLIESDPLKLASFGLLNQNIADIIKMGLRGEDVSKYKVNANETDIRVHLKDTNIKEAKDLLGLRLLTRSGENLALGNVINYKESTAYPSIQRSGSNIVNNVYIRLQDGDSSTREEILNIFKSEMNRKDILVLPSDEIRQIESSMVELMLTLALSTIIVYMVLSGIFETFAVSFIMLLSAPLVIIGTIPFILISGSSLNVSSFIGMILLIGVLVDNASLFYEYFSIYSKTNSSLNDSILLAAQEIFRPVLMNNSTTILGMLPIAFGLGFGTEFQFPLSIVVISGLVISTFASLYLVPIFFHIYFRNK